A genomic window from Elaeis guineensis isolate ETL-2024a chromosome 3, EG11, whole genome shotgun sequence includes:
- the LOC105041025 gene encoding uncharacterized protein: MIQLLFTLLLAEVGVVVVLLFKTPLRKLAILGLDRLKRGRGPVMVKTVAGTVLIVLASSVYSMAKIRSHSTEIGSLTPTDQVLMSRHLLEASLMGYSLFLALIIDRLHHYIRELRGLRKNMEAVMKQNRALEETKSGGSDELKLRDKEITYLNEQIKQLNLKLESSTKEAKAAEANATALRKQSEGFLLEYDRLLEDNQNLRNQLQSIDLRLSQSDSKKNL; this comes from the exons ATGATCCAGCTGTTGTTTACGCTGCTGTTAGCGGAGGTGGGGGTGGTGGTGGTGCTGCTGTTCAAGACGCCGCTGCGGAAGCTGGCCATCCTGGGCCTGGACCGCCTCAAGCGCGGGCGCGGCCCCGTCATGGTCAAGACCGTCGCCGGCACCGTCCTCATCGTCCTCGCCTCCAGCGTCTACAGCATGGCCAAGATCCGCAGCCACTCTACCGAGATCGGCTCTCTTACGCCCACCGATCAGGTCCTCATGAGCCGCCACCTTCTCGAGGCTTCCCTCATGG GATATTCTCTTTTCCTTGCACTGATAATTGACCGACTGCACCATTATATCAGAGAGCTTCGTGGCTTAAGAAAGAACATGGAGGCTGTGATGAAACAAAACAGGGCCTTAGAAGAAACAAAAAGTGGGGGTTCAGATGAGCTAAAATTGCGAGACAAAGAGATCACCTATTTGAATGAACAGATTAAACAGCTGAACCTGAAGTTAGAGTCAAGTACAAAGGAGGCTAAGGCAGCAGAAGCCAATGCAACAGCACTCAGAAAACAATCCGAAGGGTTTCTTCTTGAATATGACCGCCTGTTGGAGGACAACCAAAATCTTCGAAACCAATTGCAGTCTATTGACCTGAGGCTATCACAGTCTGATAGCAAGAAGAACCTTTGA
- the LOC105041023 gene encoding uncharacterized protein — protein MPSGAKKRKAARRKKEMGIHPPDSPTNPSPGNGESHDSKGDTSDEGDERKGESPRSESVAVAAMDSSENGKEKPGEEIAKVTENPTKEEKEKEKEKVVEEETMAIPVSREAEDVSVELVQSEKEEAGLGGGGSTEVAEEKSAAVASVVPVHEPVFVTEEVIEATETAAVTSEALAQESEAKSVPIFDTPLAPVVEQSQPRESGELCHESERSEAAPAPLVEHRATWWNCCGLFDVFTSSRDASRN, from the exons ATGCCGTCAGGTGCGAAGAAGAGGAAAGCTGCTCGGCGAAAGAAGGAGATGGGCATCCACCCACCCGATTCCCCTACCAACCCTTCTCCTG GCAACGGCGAGAGCCACGACTCCAAGGGCGATACCAGCGACGAAGGCGACGAGAGGAAGGGGGAATCTCCAAGATCGGAATCCGTCGCCGTTGCCGCGATGGATAGCTCGGAGAACGGCAAGGAGAAGCCCGGTGAGGAGATCGCCAAGGTGACGGAGAATCCTACAAAggaggaaaaggaaaaggaaaaagaaaaggtggTCGAGGAGGAGACGATGGCGATACCTGTTTCCAGGGAGGCCGAGGATGTGAGTGTCGAGCTGGTCCAGTCCGAGAAGGAGGAGGCGGGCCTCGGCGGCGGCGGCTCCACTGAGGTTGCGGAAGAGAAGTCGGCGGCGGTGGCGTCGGTCGTTCCTGTTCATGAACCCGTTTTTGTAACCGAGGAGGTAATAGAAGCTACCGAAACTGCGGCAGTGACTTCGGAGGCTCTAGCGCAGGAGAGTGAAGCCAAGTCGGTGCCTATTTTCGACACTCCGCTGGCTCCGGTTGTCGAACAGTCTCAGCCTCGCGAGAGTGGTGAACTCTGCCACGAGAGTGAGAGATCTGAG GCTGCTCCAGCCCCATTGGTGGAGCATCGCGCAACATGGTGGAACTGCTGTGGATTGTTTGATGTTTTTACAAGCTCCAGAGATGCTTCCAG AAATTGA
- the LOC105041024 gene encoding membrane protein PM19L-like, whose amino-acid sequence MANEMLRPFVSLLVFLNFCMYAIVASIGGWAIHIAIDRGFIIGPELVLPAHFAPIFFPIGNAATGFFVMFALIAGVVGAASALAGLNHIRFWNYDSLQPAASSGIIAWALTLIPMGLACKEINLGGRNARLRTMEAFLIILSATQLVYVLAIRAASPAHPAMPRR is encoded by the exons ATGGCTAATGAGATGTTAAGGCCCTTTGTTTCCCTTCTTGTATTCCTCAACTTCTGCATGTATGCCATTGTGGCATCGATAGGAGGCTGGGCCATCCACATAGCCATCGATCGAGGATTCATCATAG GTCCAGAGCTAGTACTCCCAGCTCATTTCGCACCAATATTCTTTCCAATAGGAAATGCAGCCACTGGGTTCTTTGTAATGTTTGCATTGATAGCTGGGGTCGTGGGCGCTGCTTCTGCTCTTGCTGGCTTAAACCACATTCGCTTTTGGAATTATGACAGCTTGCAGCCTGCTGCATCATCTGGCATCATTGCATGGGCACTCACTCTCATTCCAATGGG CTTGGCTTGCAAGGAGATTAATTTAGGGGGAAGGAATGCGCGCCTG AGAACAATGGAGGCTTTCTTGATTATTCTCTCAGCTACGCAGCTTGTCTACGTTCTTGCCATTCGAGCGGCATCACCTGCGCATCCAGCAATGCCAAGGAGATGA